The following nucleotide sequence is from Calonectris borealis chromosome 5, bCalBor7.hap1.2, whole genome shotgun sequence.
TCTAATTCACCTAAATATGTGTAAAAATGTGTCTCCTGCTCTGTTTCTGGCTCTGAAATCCAGGCAGCTGAGGATGCAGTGCAGATACATCCAAAACAGCTTTGTGGGAGGTAGCGCAGGTTCGAGATAGTGATGCAGGACATGCCTCATCTGCCCTGAGCTACCCAAACCCTGCGCTGTCCTGGGTAATTGAGAACTGACTCCAGATCTAGTTATTCTGGACATCCTGCCttgaaaaaggaggagaagattTCCAGCTGAAGGAAATGGAAGTTGCGGTGCTGATAATCATATTTGTTACTCCTGGAGTCCCTGTCCTGTGCCAACGAGCTGATTGGAAGATGTATTACCCTCTGGTAGGTTTTAGagagatgtcctggttttggctgggatagagttaaatttcttcctagtgctgtgttttggatttagtatgagaagaacgttgataacacactgatgttttcagttgttgctaagtgccctgctagtcaaggacttttcagcttcccatgctctgccaagtgcacaagaggctgggagggagcatagccaggacagctggcccagctggccaatggggtatcccataccatgtgatgtcatgctcagtatatgaatggtaggcatgttccaggaagtagcgatcgctgttttgctggtttttgggcattgcttagcgggtggtgagcaattgcattgtgcatcactcattttttatattctattattagtattattagtattagtattattttcccttccttttctgttctattaaactatctttatctcaacccacaggttttctcactcttatccttctgattctctcctcattccatgggggtgggggggattgagcgagcggctctgtggtgtttggctgcctgccgggttaaaccacgacaagagaCCAAGTGGAAAGCAACCCAGGGGGACAAGCAGGAGGTACGAGGAAGAGTTAATGCCCTTCATCAGCTCTGCATCTTCAAACAGAGGTAAAATTGACACTGGGAATCAGGCAGGTCTTTTTCCCAGGGCCAGGACTGAGGGTGGGCTCTCTCCCTCCCTTGTGTAGCACCAGTCCAGTTTGTCACAGTAAAATAACTATGCGTAACTGAAATCCCAGGGAATCATTTCATATATGTGCTTGAATGGCTTACTGCGTTCCACAAAGATGATGCACCTTTACTGCGGTGGCCTTTACAGATCTACAAAGACAACCAGATAGGAGACAGGAGAACTGGGTGAAGTTCTCTCTCAGATAACAAATGATTTTGTAAGGAAAAGCAGATAATTTTACgaaaaaatacagtttaggaGAGATGGAAACTGCCTGGATCTCTTTGATAGATCTGGTACCCTTCACATAACCATCTTTTTCAATATACTTGGAATCGTCAGGTTGCAACAGGGCAGCTTGTTCAAATTCTCGGTGGATGCAGCAGCCTTGACCAGCACCACCGGGGTATGTGTCTGCAGGAGATGCTGGAGATCCCTCAGTTTCCACCACTCGCTGCGCAGCGCTGAACCCTGGACAGTAAAGGCAAGTGAATGAAAGCCAGCTTTTTTAGAAGATTATCCATAAAACTGGAGGTTAGTACTgaagaaatgtgtatttctgtgtccggggcagggaaggagaggaaattccaaaaaaatgtcaaaaaacaattttagaaatgccagaatatttattttaaagatttcctgAATGAATCATTTTACCTTGCATTTTGAACTGCATTTTTGTGGTTTAGAAAAGGATATAAGGTTAAAAACAAGTTAAACAGAAAGGTTGAGTAACCCACGGGCAAgcgaaacatttcatttcaattgGAACTTAATATTTGGGGTTAACCCAGAATATTTTCCAgcttctgcttggtttttttgccaGCCTCCTCCCTCTACCCCAACTTCATTGTTGCTCGGTCCAAGCCATTTTTTCTCCAGACATTTTGATTCAGCCGCATAACCCCCGCAGTCATTATTCACTCCACATCAGTGATCTCCTCGTTTCCAGCTCTCCTTTCCACTGGCCCATACTCCCAGCAACGCCGCTTACTGCGAACATCGTGTCTCCACCTTCAGTCCATCCAGCCGGGGTTTTTCAGCCCCACCAGAGCTGTGGCTTGTTTCTTCAGCCCATCCCTCTCACCCCAAGCCATGCCACTAGAAATCCTTATCAAAGAAGTCATCGAAGAGAGAAACTCTCTCTGTCTTGGTTCTCACAAGCGTAGGCTTGCGGTAAAacttcttctcttccctttcccactcCTCGGAGCCCTCCGTGCTGGAGGTGTCCCAGAACAGATCCCTCGTCCGTGACTCCCTGCGGAACCACAGGTCAACCTTCCTGCTCTTGCCTGGAGAAAGTTCAGACCCATCGTGCTGCCTGGAGAGTCCTCTATCCCATGTGTTTCCttggggagaaaacaaacaaaaaaaaatcataatttcgGGGAGCTGCATGCCCAGTCCCCTAGAGTTTAGCTGGAAATGGCTACGGGCAGCTGGAGGCATGTAAAGATCCTGAGAGATCCCTGAAGACCAGACCccgtgctgggggctgggcacggTAAGGTATAGCTTACTCAGGATTATATTTGGTGAAATTATGGAGTCTGGCAAGAGGCAGTATGGTTTTATCCCCAAGAAGAAGAGAGCTGAGGCAAAGAAACACGAGGGAATAGGAGCAGCCAAGtctgtttccctttcttctggtGAAAGTTCACCGGCAGACACGTTTTTCACTGACTTAAGCATTTTTACCCTCGGTGATACGTTTCCAGCCCGTGCCGAAGGTTGtcacgtgcaagcaaagcagaacagggCCCGTGCCTCGGGGATGTCAGTACCAAGTGGCGGCTGAGATTCGCTTCCATTTCCCCTTCGTGGGGACAGTGGGGTCACCTTGTGTGCCCTGGCATCTCCAACCCCCCAGCTACCTCCGTTCCTGCCGCTCGCCCACCCTCGGGGCGTGCGGGGGAATGAGAAGCCCCTGCTCGGTGTTTGCTGGCATCGCTGGCACGCAGACGGTGCCGTGCTCCCTCCTGCGCTCCGGcgtgggctgcagcagggagacgTGCCCAGGAGATCTGTCACCATTAAATTAATTTCACCTGATGTGTTTTCACATCAGACGTTGAAAGTAACACGGAGCCGCGGCTGGAAATGGTCTAACCGGGAACATCTCACCTTAATTACACATCACCCAGAGGGATGCAAATCTGCAATGGAAATTGCCTGGCTCTGGGCAGTGGTTTGCATATAAAACTAAACCTAAAAAATGAGTAACCTCAGCAACTGTAACATTTACCCCATGGTCCTTTAAGGATGGCAGGAGTCCAGAGGCTACACCATGCAACGTATTGGTGGACCGTGCAATGATGAAGCCAGGAGCACATCTCTGGCAGCTGTTGCTCAAGCAGCtcattctccatttctttctcctgctgagcCCAGTTCCAGCTTCCCAACGTGCCCCAGGGTGCTCTGCCAGAGGAGACTTACTGCAGGGTTCAACACCCCAAAATATATGTAGGTACCCTTCTTCAGTCCTTCATGCACGTCAAGGGGAAGAGACAAGGCTGACTATTCTCCCAAAAAACAGTCTCACAAGGTCCCTGAAAATAACCAGCGATCTCAAATCATCCAGGTTCCCCTTTTGCTGCACGGGAACATCACACTTCCTTTCTCCAGAGCTGAAAAAATTGAGATGTAACCAACCTAGTGCAGTAGAAGAGCTCTTCTGAAGCCCACCCTGCTTGACGCCAGCTGAAGATTTGAGCTGGTCGTTTGCACCCCGTGCCCTGGTATATTTTGCCGGGGAACCACGCAGTTGTGTACCCACCGATGACTGCAGCTACCAGCGGTTCAGCCCTGTGTTCCCTCCAGGAAGGGACCAGCTCCAGCCTGCACGGGGCAATCGCTGGgggagcgtggggctggggctCGGCTTCGGCTCCCCAGCTGAGGAGAGGTGCATGTTGTGGTGGACACTCTGCCAGAGTAACTCATGTCTCGTGCTTGAAGGAAAGCTGGCAGGGCACGTTTTAATCAGCAACTGCCAACCCTGCCAGAGTGACCACTGTGATATTGTCACAGCCTAGGTCCACCTGAGCACGCCCCAGGCTCGGGCAGGGGGCAAAACCTGGTGTAAGGGTTGATCTTCAGGCggtcttttccattttttttttttcctccttcacccCTTTGACCATCATGTTGGTGGAGCTTCGGAGGCTCCCCCCAGCCCATGTATGCTCACCTATGCAGCGGTCTATATGCTCACCTCCTGGCGGGCTTTTGCCCCGTGGACTCCCTGCCTCTCCAAGGACATGGGACCCCAGGGACACCCTCTGTCCTTGCACTCAGTTTGCCGTGCAGGGGACGTGAGGGACAAGCTGAGGCTCTTCCGCCAGtggaaaacctgctcctgcagggGCCTGATCCTGGGGACTTTGCTTTTATGCCCCTATGGCTATTCCATGGCTCTTACTTCACATCTACTCAGGTCTATTTGGATGCTCTCAGAGAAGCAGCCCAGAGACCTGCGTCCTGCTCTGAGGCATCCCAACCATCGCCCTATGCCCACATCTCACTGCTTCCCCCCCGGCTCCAGTCTTTTGAACTTGCACCGTGTCACAGCAGGGGATGGAGCAGTGGAAGCAGCTTCCATAGGGAAACTTCTCTGACGGCATTTAAGAGGCTGGCGAGTTTTACATCTCCTTGGAGAATTATTCTACTTACCACGGTCGTCTCCATGAAAACGCTGATTGTGCTCAGCAGGGACGAGGTCTCGGCTTTCGGCGCTGTCGCCTCTCTGGGGAAAGTCAAGGACTTTCTTCGGGCTGAATTCCTTGATTTTTTGTTTATCGATTTTTGCCTCCCTGTGGAGATTTCGCTTCAGCTCTGCCTGGGTTTGCAAACGAGTCATCAACACAAGCAGCAGAGGAGCAAACACGTTTTAACAGCTCGATGCGGCATATCGTTAGGGGGTTGGCGCGGAAAATAATTATGCAGTCGAGTAGTTTAACCAGGGTAAATGGTATTTGCCAAACGGGGTATGTGACAGAACATGACCCGGACAGAGATTTTTGGTTTCTTCGTGGGCCACAGCCAAATGAGGGCAAAGTGTTGCAAAAATCAGAAGTAATTACTGATCATGGGGACCCCGGGGACACTCCCCACCTCGCCTCTGCCTAAACCACCAGGAAAGCTTCAGTTGCTCTTCCCAACAACAGGCTTTAAGCCTCTTGGTCCATGGGATGGGCAGACCCCCGTCCGAGAGGGTATCCCCAAACCCATCTCAGCGTTACCTCTCGGCGCCTGCGGGTCAAATCCAGCATC
It contains:
- the CCDC198 gene encoding factor associated with metabolism and energy → MGLSSSKAHPKVTKVAPMRAGEDLPALTAPCRLGVPREPSLHPPAVVEWGKPMFHQQLPPLRETWYGRASAGPLSFNAVLEKGETSIIKQHPPRRPQRLEPAGPPQAIAPAKPWSQQEVAASPKTKALEKRGQSLRHLPGRRQHLHKLQMLDLTRRRREAELKRNLHREAKIDKQKIKEFSPKKVLDFPQRGDSAESRDLVPAEHNQRFHGDDRGNTWDRGLSRQHDGSELSPGKSRKVDLWFRRESRTRDLFWDTSSTEGSEEWEREEKKFYRKPTLVRTKTERVSLFDDFFDKDF